A window of Solanum stenotomum isolate F172 chromosome 3, ASM1918654v1, whole genome shotgun sequence contains these coding sequences:
- the LOC125859259 gene encoding F-box/LRR-repeat protein At3g03360-like → MLRNSKKRKVKLRKSKKQKVTEEEAPINKLPDAVLVKILSLLPTEEAFRTCVISKKWQTLSTLIYSFNFNCSEYREREDLSFIHNALEHSRSSKIEKFELDLTECMDLCQLDYNLKFDFDFLVNRCCRFAVKRNVENLVLGLYSPEECPLPESLYTCSSLITLDVTLCCGFINDAVISWNSLKSITLGYVVFTDEDMVKLLSGCPSLETMELYRYDGFRRVEINSSTLKTLKLIDYGIPGVGYELDGVSGVRDELEIIAPYLQNLEISGDFLDVKCKLVDVSSVVNAKINYNNKCINHVPNVNEEHNCRDYHQVLYSLIQENLQKLCYATELTIGNWFTQLDDICNYVDNSRCNFELRDLAKGVNMDLQNCVSRLELHNLKNVKIVISSMLCLKYHMLRFSCDSYFAGSIKMSDLRVTFFYDN, encoded by the exons atgttgAGAAATTCGAAGAAGCGAAAGGTGAAATTGAGAAAATCGAAGAAGCAAAAGGTAACAGAGGAAGAAGCACCAATCAATAAGTTGCCAGATGCAGTCCTCGTAAAAATTCTCTCACTTCTGCCAACAGAGGAAGCATTCAGAACTTGTGTTATCTCTAAAAAGTGGCAAACTCTCTCAACTTTAATTTATAGCTTCAATTTCAATTGTTCAGAATACCGGGAAAGAGAAGATTTATCATTTATTCATAATGCATTAGAACATTCCCGCTCTTCCAAAATCGAAAAGTTTGAACTCGACTTAACTGAATGCATGGACTTGTGTCAATTAGACtacaatttgaagtttgattttgatttcctAGTCAATCGTTGTTGTAGATTTGCTGTTAAGAGAAATGTGGAAAATCTTGTATTGGGTTTATATAGTCCTGAAGAGTGCCCATTGCCTGAATCTCTCTACACCTGTTCGTCATTGATAACTTTAGATGTTACGCTATGTTGTGGCTTTATTAATGATGCGGTCATTTCGTGGAACTCTCTAAAGAGCATAACATTGGGGTATGTGGTGTTTACCGATGAGGACATGGTGAAATTACTGTCAGGCTGTCCTTCATTGGAAACAATGGAATTATATAGGTATGACGGTTTCCGTCGCGTGGAAATtaattcatcaacattaaaGACACTGAAGCTGATAGATTATGGGATTCCTGGAGTTGGATATGAATTAGATGGGGTTTCTGGAGTTAGAGATGAATTAGAAATTATTGCCCCGTATCTTCAGAATTTGGAAATATCAGGAGATTTTCTTGATGTCAAGTGTAAACTTGTTGATGTCTCTTCTGTAGTTAATGCTAAGATTAATTACAACAATAAATGTATCAATCACGTCCCAAATGTTAATGAAGAACACAACTGCCGTGACTATCATCAAGTATTATATTCCCTCATCCAAGAAAATCTTCAAAAGTTATGTTATGCAACTGAGCTAACAATTGGAAATTGGTTCACACAG TTAGATGATATTTGCAACTATGTTGACAACTCACGCTGCAACTTTGAGTTACGTGATTTGGCCAAAGGAGTTAATATGGATTTGCAGAATTGTGTTTCAAGACTTGAGTTACACAACCTCAAGAATGTTAAGATTGTCATCTCATCAATGCTGTGCTTGAAGTATCAT aTGCTGAGATTCTCTTGTGACTCTTATTTTGCTGGATCTATTAAGATGAGCGATTTGCGAGTCACATTCTTTTATGATAATTAG